One Antarctobacter heliothermus DNA segment encodes these proteins:
- a CDS encoding ABC transporter permease — MQKSIPLTTADAPVRPSRLTKLRESDLWYSFRAHPSAIFAAVLLLLVALTAFLAPLITPQNPYDLAALELWNSEIPPIWEAGGQWPYLLGTDTQGRDILSAVLYGSRISLIIGFASVMLALAVGLALGLVAGYFGGWIDNVIMRVGDVLLSMPFILIAILITAIASASLPTGLKDVLAAPILIVAIAVPSWVQYARTVRASAMVEAKKEYVQAAKLIRVKPWRIMLHHILPNCLTPIMVAATLNFGLAILSEATLSFLGVGMPPDQPSLGTLIRIGNQYLFSGLWWIVVFPSIQLCLIVLSVNMIGDWLRDALNPKLR, encoded by the coding sequence ATGCAAAAGTCTATTCCCCTGACCACGGCCGACGCCCCGGTGCGCCCCTCGCGGCTGACCAAGTTGCGCGAAAGCGACCTTTGGTACTCTTTCCGCGCGCATCCTTCGGCGATCTTTGCCGCGGTGCTGTTGCTGCTGGTGGCGCTGACGGCATTCCTTGCGCCGCTGATCACGCCGCAGAACCCCTATGACCTGGCCGCGCTGGAACTCTGGAACTCCGAGATCCCGCCGATCTGGGAGGCGGGCGGCCAATGGCCCTACCTGCTGGGCACCGACACGCAGGGCCGCGATATCCTGTCAGCGGTGCTCTATGGTTCGCGGATCTCGCTGATCATCGGCTTCGCCTCGGTGATGCTGGCACTGGCCGTGGGCCTCGCGCTGGGGCTGGTGGCGGGTTACTTTGGTGGCTGGATCGACAATGTGATCATGCGCGTGGGCGATGTCCTTCTGTCGATGCCGTTCATCCTGATCGCCATCCTGATCACCGCCATCGCCAGCGCGTCGCTGCCCACGGGCCTGAAGGACGTGCTGGCCGCGCCGATCCTGATTGTGGCCATCGCCGTTCCGTCCTGGGTGCAATACGCCCGCACGGTGCGCGCCTCAGCCATGGTCGAGGCGAAGAAAGAATACGTTCAGGCGGCCAAGCTGATCCGGGTGAAACCCTGGCGCATCATGCTGCACCACATCCTGCCCAACTGCCTGACGCCGATCATGGTGGCGGCGACGCTGAACTTCGGTCTTGCGATCCTGTCCGAGGCGACGCTGTCCTTTCTCGGCGTGGGCATGCCGCCCGATCAGCCCTCGCTTGGCACGCTGATCCGGATCGGCAACCAATACCTCTTTTCGGGCCTGTGGTGGATTGTCGTTTTCCCCTCGATCCAGCTCTGCCTGATCGTGCTCTCGGTCAACATGATCGGCGACTGGCTGCGCGATGCGCTCAACCCCAAACTGCGGTGA
- a CDS encoding IS110 family transposase produces MTVKTVGLDLAKDVFQVHGISENGRVIFNKAIKRAKLLAFFETLPPCTVGMEACGSSHHWGRQLRKLGHDVKLMPAGYVKPYVKRGKNDAVDAEAICEAVRRPTMRFVEIKTEEQQAILSLHRTRDLAVRQRTQLANMLRSLLREFGHILPIGIEAVTAFAKRHLAGDHPDMPEIANGMLGIQCYQFIGLNERIEGYSKMIEQHALLSADARRLMRMPGIGPITASAIVATIGDAKQFRTGRDLAAWLGLTPLNKSSGGKERLGKITKQGDRYIRKLLVVGMTSRAVMAKRAPEKVDLWTAKIIADKPFRLATTAMANKAARGIWAMLTKKQEYRQPAF; encoded by the coding sequence ATGACAGTAAAGACAGTCGGCCTCGATCTGGCCAAGGACGTTTTTCAGGTGCACGGCATTTCGGAGAACGGCCGCGTGATCTTCAATAAGGCCATCAAACGCGCGAAGTTGCTCGCATTCTTTGAGACGCTGCCACCTTGCACGGTCGGAATGGAAGCCTGCGGATCGTCCCATCACTGGGGACGCCAGCTGCGCAAGCTTGGTCACGACGTAAAGCTCATGCCCGCCGGATACGTCAAACCCTATGTGAAGCGCGGCAAGAACGACGCCGTGGATGCGGAGGCGATCTGTGAAGCGGTCCGCCGCCCGACCATGCGCTTCGTCGAGATCAAAACGGAGGAACAGCAGGCTATCCTTTCACTCCATCGGACCCGCGACCTGGCCGTCCGGCAGCGCACCCAACTGGCCAATATGTTACGCAGCCTCTTGCGCGAGTTTGGGCATATCCTGCCGATCGGGATCGAAGCGGTGACAGCTTTCGCGAAGCGTCACCTGGCTGGCGATCACCCGGACATGCCCGAGATCGCCAACGGCATGCTCGGTATCCAATGCTATCAGTTCATTGGCCTGAACGAACGCATCGAAGGCTATTCGAAGATGATCGAGCAACATGCCCTGCTGAGTGCAGACGCACGCCGATTGATGCGCATGCCTGGCATCGGGCCGATCACGGCGTCAGCGATTGTCGCAACGATTGGCGATGCAAAACAGTTCCGAACCGGACGTGACCTGGCGGCGTGGCTTGGGCTCACCCCGCTCAACAAATCCAGCGGCGGCAAGGAACGTCTTGGCAAGATCACCAAGCAGGGTGACCGCTACATTCGCAAGCTTCTGGTCGTCGGCATGACATCGCGCGCGGTGATGGCGAAACGTGCGCCGGAAAAGGTTGATCTGTGGACGGCGAAGATCATTGCAGACAAGCCATTTCGATTGGCAACGACCGCCATGGCGAACAAAGCGGCACGGGGCATCTGGGCGATGCTGACAAAGAAACAGGAATACCGGCAGCCCGCGTTCTGA
- a CDS encoding fatty acid desaturase, translated as MFDNSENSEQPQETRASKDWVKVLSNYREPSSYRSAYELVVTVGPFLLLWSIAWWSLSVSYWLTFAISLVNAAFLLRLFAIQHDCGHGAFFKNRTVGDWLGRVLGVLTLTPYDVWRRTHSIHHSSSGNLGRRGIGDIHTLTVAEYQDLTPLNRLMYRLYRNPIVLFGFGPGYLFLFQNRLPLGLMASARYWVSAMATNAAILVGLLIIMYFGGLMPILLIFLPTTLLAATAGMWLFYVQHQFEDTHWDVEDDWQLHDAALRGSSHYVLPPLLQWLSANIGIHHVHHLYSRIPFYRLTEVLRDHAELADGNRMTIRESLGNARLHLWDERTQRLLSFSQAQARYR; from the coding sequence ATGTTCGACAATTCTGAGAATTCTGAGCAACCCCAAGAAACGCGCGCGTCGAAAGACTGGGTCAAGGTACTTTCAAACTACCGCGAACCCAGCTCTTATCGCAGCGCGTACGAACTTGTAGTCACCGTCGGACCTTTCCTTCTTTTGTGGAGCATCGCGTGGTGGTCTTTGTCGGTCAGCTACTGGCTTACCTTCGCAATTTCCCTGGTCAACGCAGCCTTTCTTTTACGCCTTTTTGCCATCCAGCACGACTGCGGGCACGGGGCGTTTTTCAAGAATCGGACTGTCGGCGATTGGCTCGGGCGGGTGCTGGGCGTGCTGACCCTGACGCCCTATGATGTCTGGCGGCGAACGCATTCAATTCACCACAGCTCCTCCGGGAACCTCGGGCGGCGCGGGATTGGCGATATTCACACATTGACGGTCGCGGAGTACCAGGATCTGACGCCGCTCAACCGCTTGATGTACCGGCTTTACCGAAACCCCATAGTGTTATTTGGTTTCGGCCCGGGATACCTGTTCCTTTTTCAAAATCGCTTGCCTTTGGGCCTCATGGCCAGTGCCCGGTATTGGGTCAGTGCCATGGCCACCAATGCAGCTATCCTTGTTGGGTTGCTGATCATCATGTATTTTGGCGGCTTGATGCCGATCCTGCTGATCTTCCTGCCCACGACACTTCTGGCGGCAACCGCGGGGATGTGGCTCTTTTACGTGCAGCATCAATTTGAGGACACGCATTGGGACGTCGAAGACGACTGGCAACTGCATGACGCCGCTCTTCGAGGCAGTTCGCATTACGTGCTTCCGCCGTTGCTGCAATGGCTGAGCGCCAATATCGGAATTCACCATGTCCATCACCTTTATAGCCGTATTCCGTTCTATCGACTGACCGAGGTGCTGCGCGATCACGCGGAACTTGCCGACGGCAATCGGATGACGATCAGGGAAAGCCTTGGGAACGCACGACTGCATCTCTGGGATGAAAGGACTCAACGTCTGCTGTCGTTTTCGCAGGCTCAAGCTCGTTATCGCTAA
- a CDS encoding IS256 family transposase, whose translation MQENTITQLSDPSGISPDPLTDLIRDGARKLIEQAIEAELSTLLGAFADHKLEDGRARLVRHGHLPEREILTGVGPVAVTVPRVRDRKPGTDKIAFTPSILPRYLRKAKSVEELLPWLYLKGVSTGDFSEALAALLGPHAKGLSATTITRLKADWWSEYEAWEKRDLGTRRFLYIWADGVYFKPRRAEEKQCVLVIVGADEYGRKELLAMTDGFRESTQSWREVLLDLKRRGLKQDPKLAIGDGALGFWAALREVFPSTQEQRCWLHKTMNVLNALPKSVQAKAKAHLHDIWQAETRAAASAAFDFFVDAYGVKWDKAVAKLVKDRDALLTFYDYPAEHWKHIRTSNPIESTFATVRHRTKRTKGCLSRKTGLAMAFRLMMSAQTKWRKLDGRNRLPEVISGVEFRDGVRQLQNAA comes from the coding sequence ATGCAAGAGAATACCATCACCCAGCTATCTGATCCATCCGGGATTTCGCCGGACCCGCTGACCGACCTCATCCGGGACGGCGCGCGCAAGCTGATCGAGCAGGCGATTGAGGCGGAACTGTCCACGCTGCTTGGCGCCTTTGCCGATCACAAGCTTGAGGATGGTCGCGCAAGACTGGTTCGTCATGGGCACCTGCCCGAGCGTGAGATTTTGACCGGTGTCGGGCCTGTTGCCGTGACGGTGCCGCGTGTGCGGGACCGCAAGCCGGGCACGGACAAGATCGCGTTCACGCCCAGCATCCTGCCGCGGTATCTGCGCAAGGCAAAGTCGGTCGAAGAGCTGCTGCCCTGGCTTTACCTGAAGGGCGTGTCCACCGGCGATTTCAGTGAGGCGCTTGCCGCCCTGCTGGGGCCACACGCCAAGGGCCTCTCGGCCACTACGATCACGCGGCTGAAAGCGGACTGGTGGTCCGAGTACGAGGCCTGGGAAAAGCGTGACCTCGGCACCCGGCGGTTTCTCTACATCTGGGCCGACGGCGTCTATTTCAAGCCGCGAAGGGCCGAGGAAAAACAATGCGTTTTGGTGATCGTGGGTGCGGATGAATACGGCCGCAAGGAGCTGCTGGCCATGACCGACGGCTTCCGCGAAAGCACTCAGAGTTGGCGCGAGGTTCTGCTCGATCTCAAACGCCGCGGACTGAAGCAGGATCCCAAGCTCGCCATAGGCGACGGCGCCCTGGGGTTCTGGGCGGCACTGCGCGAGGTCTTCCCCTCGACACAGGAGCAGCGGTGCTGGCTCCACAAAACCATGAACGTGCTCAACGCGCTGCCGAAATCGGTGCAAGCCAAGGCCAAGGCGCACCTGCACGACATCTGGCAGGCCGAAACCCGAGCCGCGGCGTCGGCCGCCTTCGACTTCTTCGTCGATGCCTACGGCGTGAAATGGGACAAGGCAGTCGCCAAGTTGGTCAAGGATCGGGATGCACTACTGACCTTCTACGACTACCCGGCCGAACACTGGAAACACATCCGGACGTCAAATCCGATCGAGAGCACGTTCGCCACCGTCAGACACAGGACGAAACGCACCAAGGGCTGCCTCAGCCGCAAGACTGGGCTCGCCATGGCTTTCCGGCTGATGATGTCTGCTCAGACGAAATGGCGAAAACTCGACGGGCGGAATCGCCTCCCGGAGGTCATCAGCGGGGTTGAGTTCCGCGACGGCGTCCGCCAACTTCAAAACGCCGCCTGA
- a CDS encoding TetR/AcrR family transcriptional regulator: MATLELAVQHGLDKVTTEEIAELAGVSTRTFFNYYTNKEAAAVGAPPPFRETDKEALCAGVGTLAEDAKRFLDRYMEYLVRDEPIIRKIGGVLQSNEKARGILDGILMMQRRELTDCLCKRVHDRQAAGALASAMTGAIGRAIFLWNNEENLSLNAALDIVWDGLIEASNILASTWRD, encoded by the coding sequence ATGGCAACACTGGAACTGGCGGTTCAGCACGGGCTGGATAAGGTCACCACCGAAGAGATCGCCGAGTTGGCAGGCGTCAGCACGCGAACCTTCTTCAATTATTACACAAACAAGGAAGCCGCCGCTGTTGGCGCTCCGCCGCCCTTCCGGGAGACGGACAAGGAGGCGTTATGCGCAGGCGTCGGCACCCTGGCGGAAGATGCCAAACGGTTTCTGGACCGCTACATGGAGTATTTGGTCAGGGATGAGCCCATCATCAGGAAGATTGGGGGCGTTCTGCAATCAAACGAGAAGGCGCGCGGCATCCTCGATGGAATCCTGATGATGCAACGCAGAGAACTCACGGATTGTTTGTGCAAGCGCGTTCACGATCGTCAAGCCGCTGGCGCGCTCGCCAGTGCAATGACTGGTGCGATAGGGCGGGCGATTTTCCTGTGGAACAATGAGGAAAACCTCTCACTTAATGCGGCGCTGGACATCGTATGGGACGGCCTGATCGAAGCCTCGAACATTTTGGCGTCGACTTGGAGGGACTGA
- a CDS encoding nucleoside deaminase, translated as MYNETFLRRAIEISTQALDTPGTEPFGAVIVKDGKIVGEGINRSVMNHDPTSHGETEAIRDACRNLETVDLRGCDLYSSCEPCALCVAAMNIAGIAALYFAADMAQAGDAIADLPEAARFPVDVERLTHECGLAVADRIMPAEQHLDAEATKILHDWACHARSQA; from the coding sequence ATGTACAATGAAACCTTCCTGCGCCGCGCCATCGAGATTTCGACACAGGCGCTCGACACCCCGGGCACCGAACCCTTCGGCGCGGTCATCGTCAAAGACGGCAAGATCGTCGGCGAGGGGATCAACCGTTCGGTGATGAACCACGACCCGACCTCGCATGGCGAAACCGAAGCGATCCGCGACGCCTGTCGCAACCTTGAAACGGTCGACCTGCGTGGCTGTGACCTGTACTCCAGTTGCGAGCCCTGCGCGCTCTGCGTGGCGGCCATGAACATCGCCGGGATTGCTGCGCTGTATTTTGCCGCCGACATGGCGCAGGCCGGTGACGCCATTGCCGATCTGCCCGAGGCCGCCCGCTTTCCGGTGGATGTCGAACGATTGACTCACGAATGCGGACTCGCGGTTGCGGACCGGATCATGCCAGCCGAGCAACACTTGGACGCCGAGGCCACAAAGATCCTGCATGATTGGGCCTGCCATGCACGGTCGCAGGCCTGA
- a CDS encoding chlorohydrolase family protein, translating into MMDSAMQGRTLLSAQWVIGHHDGRHVVHENGVAVIEGTEVLHVGASFEGEVARRIDYGAAVISPGFIDLDALSDLDTTILGYDNGPAWKKGRVWPESYIERGPYEMYDPEELAFQKRHAFAQLIRNGITTALPIASLFYREWGETVAEFEAAAAAAEDLGLRVYLGPAYRTGGQVTDEAGNIRAVFDEARGLEGLAAAADFARRIDGIAGGRIRAMFAPDRIETCTKTLLQRTAGIATDMGAPVRQHCSQSPIELQLVREQHDCAPIEWLQRIGALRRNWLLPHGTQATEAEFDLIAGAGATLVHCPLVAARHGGMLKSFPKVRAKGINIGLGTDTHPADMILNMQVGMMTARLAEGMEAIRSEDMFDAATLGGADALNRPDLGRLAPGTKADIAVIDLRHSLQTPDPVQTLMTAASGRDVRDVWIDGRQVMADGVIPGIDETADAARAQAQFDGLIAKYSDRTTGHPPVSEIFTPSYERAAP; encoded by the coding sequence ATGATGGACAGCGCGATGCAGGGTCGGACGCTCCTTTCCGCCCAATGGGTGATCGGTCACCACGATGGCCGCCACGTCGTGCATGAAAACGGCGTGGCAGTGATCGAGGGGACCGAGGTGCTGCATGTTGGCGCCTCTTTCGAAGGCGAAGTCGCACGGCGGATAGACTATGGCGCGGCGGTGATCTCGCCCGGGTTCATCGATCTCGACGCGCTGTCCGATCTCGACACCACGATCCTGGGCTATGACAACGGACCCGCGTGGAAGAAGGGCCGGGTCTGGCCCGAGAGCTACATCGAACGTGGGCCATACGAGATGTATGACCCCGAGGAACTGGCCTTTCAAAAACGCCATGCTTTCGCGCAGTTGATCCGAAACGGCATCACCACGGCGCTGCCCATCGCCTCACTGTTCTACCGCGAATGGGGCGAGACTGTCGCGGAGTTCGAAGCGGCGGCAGCAGCGGCCGAAGACCTCGGGCTGCGGGTCTACCTCGGCCCCGCCTATCGCACCGGCGGGCAGGTGACGGATGAGGCCGGTAACATCCGCGCGGTCTTTGATGAGGCGCGCGGGTTGGAGGGGCTGGCGGCAGCGGCCGATTTTGCGCGGCGCATCGACGGTATCGCGGGGGGCCGCATCCGCGCGATGTTCGCCCCCGACCGGATCGAGACCTGCACCAAGACGCTGCTGCAACGCACCGCCGGGATCGCCACGGACATGGGGGCGCCCGTGCGCCAGCATTGCAGCCAGTCGCCCATCGAACTGCAGCTGGTGCGTGAACAGCACGACTGCGCGCCGATCGAATGGCTCCAGCGCATCGGTGCGCTGCGCCGGAACTGGCTGTTGCCGCATGGCACGCAGGCGACGGAGGCAGAATTCGACCTGATCGCCGGGGCAGGGGCCACGCTTGTCCATTGCCCCCTTGTCGCCGCGCGCCATGGCGGGATGCTGAAGAGTTTCCCCAAGGTCCGCGCCAAGGGCATCAATATCGGCCTTGGCACCGACACGCACCCCGCCGACATGATCCTCAACATGCAGGTCGGAATGATGACCGCGCGGCTGGCCGAGGGTATGGAGGCGATCCGCTCCGAAGACATGTTCGACGCCGCCACGCTGGGCGGTGCTGACGCGCTGAACCGGCCCGATCTGGGCCGCCTTGCCCCCGGAACCAAGGCCGATATCGCCGTGATCGACCTGCGCCATAGCTTGCAGACGCCCGATCCAGTGCAGACGCTGATGACCGCCGCCTCGGGGCGCGACGTGCGCGATGTCTGGATCGACGGGCGGCAGGTGATGGCCGATGGGGTGATCCCCGGCATTGATGAGACCGCCGATGCTGCCCGCGCGCAGGCGCAATTCGACGGGCTGATCGCCAAGTATTCCGACCGCACCACCGGCCACCCGCCGGTGTCCGAAATCTTTACCCCCAGCTACGAGAGGGCCGCGCCATGA
- a CDS encoding aspartate/glutamate racemase family protein has product MRLLYMNPNSTEAMTDSMVSVARETARGDEVLGWTNHLGPPSIQGPEDGEAAVEGLLALLPEARAAAADAIVIGCFDDTGLGPLQAAAHCPVIGIGQAAMSLASLQSDRFGIVTTLDVSVPVIETNVDCYGFRRACVGVFASGLPVLEVERGGQDVEDRLAMAIANAEVAGADAVVLGCAGMSRLRRRLSARTGSLLIDGVVASAFISQALACR; this is encoded by the coding sequence GTGCGCCTGCTCTACATGAACCCGAATTCCACCGAGGCGATGACCGATAGCATGGTATCGGTCGCGCGCGAAACCGCACGGGGCGACGAAGTTTTGGGGTGGACCAACCATCTCGGGCCGCCGTCGATTCAGGGGCCGGAGGATGGAGAGGCTGCTGTTGAAGGTCTGTTGGCATTGCTTCCGGAAGCACGGGCAGCTGCAGCGGATGCAATTGTCATCGGCTGTTTCGATGATACCGGTCTGGGTCCACTTCAGGCCGCAGCGCATTGCCCGGTTATCGGCATCGGACAGGCCGCAATGTCGCTTGCGTCGCTGCAAAGTGACCGCTTCGGAATCGTGACGACACTCGACGTCTCTGTGCCGGTGATCGAGACGAACGTGGACTGCTATGGCTTTCGCCGGGCCTGTGTCGGGGTATTTGCCTCCGGTCTTCCGGTCTTGGAGGTCGAACGGGGCGGGCAGGATGTGGAAGACCGCCTTGCGATGGCCATTGCCAATGCGGAAGTTGCTGGTGCCGACGCCGTCGTTCTTGGTTGCGCCGGAATGTCCCGCCTTCGTCGTAGGCTTTCGGCTCGGACAGGTTCGCTGCTGATTGATGGCGTCGTGGCGTCCGCATTCATCTCTCAGGCTTTAGCCTGTCGCTGA
- a CDS encoding ABC transporter ATP-binding protein translates to MSDVVLDVQNLRVEFPTRKGVLTAVDDISLQIRRGEILGVVGESGAGKSMTGMSILGLLEPPGRIAAGTIHLSGDRIDALDDRAMQAVRGRRIGAIFQDPLTSLNPLFRVGDQLVETIRLHTDLTKPQARERAKELMREVGIPAVEERIDSYPHQFSGGMRQRIVIALALCAEPELIVADEPTTALDVSIQAQITALLKRLCRERGTAVMLVTHDMGVIAETADRVAVMYAGRLAEIGSVDDLVRRPRHPYTTGLMGSIPSLRREVEELQMIPGAMPRLNAIPPGCAFNPRCAHAGPRCRKDVPRIASGESSDAACWLAQTGTVDQGEAA, encoded by the coding sequence ATGAGCGATGTCGTTCTTGATGTGCAGAACCTGCGCGTCGAATTTCCCACCCGAAAGGGCGTGCTGACCGCCGTCGACGATATCTCGCTGCAAATCCGCCGCGGCGAAATCCTCGGCGTGGTTGGTGAATCCGGTGCCGGAAAGTCGATGACCGGAATGTCGATCCTCGGGCTGCTCGAGCCGCCTGGCCGCATTGCCGCTGGCACCATTCATCTGTCAGGCGACCGGATCGACGCCCTCGACGACCGCGCCATGCAGGCCGTGCGTGGCCGTCGCATCGGTGCGATCTTTCAAGATCCGCTGACCTCGCTCAACCCGCTGTTCCGCGTCGGCGACCAACTGGTGGAAACCATCCGCCTGCACACCGACCTGACGAAACCGCAGGCCCGCGAACGCGCCAAGGAACTGATGCGCGAAGTCGGCATCCCGGCGGTGGAAGAGCGCATCGACAGCTATCCGCATCAGTTCTCGGGCGGCATGCGGCAGCGCATCGTGATCGCGCTGGCGCTGTGCGCGGAGCCAGAACTGATCGTCGCGGATGAACCCACCACAGCGCTGGATGTTTCGATTCAGGCGCAGATCACCGCGCTGCTCAAACGGCTCTGCCGCGAACGGGGCACGGCGGTGATGCTGGTGACTCACGACATGGGCGTAATCGCCGAGACCGCCGACCGCGTGGCGGTGATGTATGCCGGGCGGCTGGCCGAGATCGGCAGCGTCGATGACCTCGTGCGCCGCCCGCGCCACCCTTATACCACCGGGCTGATGGGTTCGATCCCTTCGCTGCGCCGGGAGGTTGAGGAACTTCAGATGATCCCCGGCGCGATGCCCCGGCTCAACGCCATTCCGCCGGGCTGCGCCTTCAATCCGCGCTGCGCCCATGCCGGGCCGCGCTGCCGCAAGGACGTGCCGCGCATTGCGAGTGGCGAAAGCTCCGACGCCGCCTGCTGGCTGGCGCAGACCGGCACCGTCGACCAGGGAGAAGCCGCATGA
- a CDS encoding ABC transporter ATP-binding protein: MTLRPNAILEVDALERRFDVSAPWLNRLIERKPRKTLRAVDGVDFIIQRGQTLALVGESGCGKSTIAKLVTGLHPPSGGSIRFHGDRDRLQMIFQDPFASLNPRWRVARIIAEPLRTLKPDTPEAEVSARVDELLRTVGLAPADGLKFPHEFSGGQRQRISIARALAGEPEFLVCDEPTSALDVSVQAQVLNLMKRLQTEMDLTYLFISHDLSVVRHMADVIAVMYLGRIVEIQPTADLFSNPLHPYTRLLLDTIPDLEAPKRDRSPMGGEVPSPVSPPSGCSFHPRCPLAFDRCKSERPQRRAHVHNRRVACFAAEEGSPDVQ; encoded by the coding sequence ATGACCCTCCGCCCCAATGCCATCCTCGAGGTCGACGCGCTGGAGCGCCGCTTCGACGTCTCCGCCCCCTGGCTCAACCGTCTGATCGAACGCAAGCCGCGCAAGACCCTGCGCGCCGTCGACGGCGTCGATTTCATCATCCAGCGTGGTCAGACCCTCGCGCTGGTGGGGGAGTCCGGCTGTGGCAAGAGCACCATCGCCAAGCTGGTCACCGGGCTTCATCCGCCTTCGGGTGGCAGCATCCGGTTCCACGGCGACCGCGACCGGCTGCAGATGATCTTTCAGGACCCCTTTGCCAGCCTCAACCCGCGCTGGCGCGTGGCCCGGATCATCGCGGAGCCGCTGCGCACCCTGAAGCCGGATACGCCCGAGGCCGAGGTGTCGGCCCGTGTGGATGAACTTTTGCGCACCGTAGGGCTGGCCCCCGCCGACGGTCTGAAGTTCCCGCACGAGTTCTCCGGCGGCCAGCGTCAGCGCATCTCCATCGCCCGCGCGCTGGCAGGCGAGCCGGAGTTTCTGGTCTGCGACGAACCCACCTCGGCGTTGGACGTCTCGGTTCAGGCGCAGGTGCTGAACCTGATGAAGCGACTGCAGACGGAGATGGACCTGACCTATCTCTTCATCAGCCACGACCTGAGCGTCGTGCGCCACATGGCCGATGTGATTGCGGTGATGTACCTTGGCCGCATCGTCGAGATCCAGCCGACCGCCGATCTCTTTTCCAACCCGCTGCACCCCTATACGCGCCTGCTGCTCGACACGATCCCTGACCTCGAAGCGCCAAAGCGCGACCGGTCCCCTATGGGAGGCGAGGTGCCGTCGCCGGTCTCGCCGCCCTCGGGTTGCAGCTTTCACCCGCGTTGCCCGCTGGCCTTTGACCGCTGCAAGTCGGAACGCCCGCAGCGGCGCGCCCATGTCCACAATCGCCGCGTTGCCTGTTTCGCTGCCGAAGAAGGATCCCCCGATGTACAATGA
- a CDS encoding amidohydrolase family protein has protein sequence MTSKTLKNVRPMGGPATDLYIANGAFVADPPEGAEVIDGGGRILIPGLIEAHTHLDKSLLGLPWYRNEVGPRLIDKINNEREVKVSLGLDPQVQSERHAILAMSHGCTHIRSHVDVDTHHGLAGIEGVLATREKLAGMVDIQIVAFPQSGMMTRPGTAELMDEALALGADLVGGIDPCGMEHDPKGHLDTVFALAEKHGKPVDIHLHERDALGWFSMEEIIDRTVALGMQGKVSVSHAFCLGAVDRAYVAGLQETLAENRIHILTTAPASAPVPAVKELKALGILTGAGCDGIRDTWGPYGNSDMLEKAMQIGMRNNLRRDDEVELALEICTFGGAAIMGVEGYGLDVGCRADCLLVEGETLAEAVVTHAPRKLVLKGGAVIARDGACVIEAP, from the coding sequence GTGACTTCGAAGACTCTCAAGAACGTGCGCCCGATGGGCGGCCCCGCTACTGACCTGTATATCGCCAATGGCGCGTTCGTGGCCGACCCGCCCGAGGGTGCCGAGGTGATCGACGGCGGCGGGCGCATCCTGATCCCCGGCCTGATCGAGGCGCATACCCATCTCGACAAGTCGCTGCTGGGCCTGCCGTGGTATCGCAACGAGGTCGGCCCGCGCCTGATCGACAAAATCAACAACGAGCGCGAGGTGAAGGTTTCGCTTGGCCTTGATCCGCAGGTGCAGAGCGAGCGCCACGCCATCCTGGCCATGTCGCACGGTTGCACCCACATCCGCAGCCATGTCGATGTCGATACGCACCACGGGCTGGCCGGGATCGAAGGCGTTTTGGCCACGCGCGAAAAACTGGCCGGGATGGTCGACATCCAAATCGTGGCCTTCCCGCAGTCCGGAATGATGACCCGCCCCGGCACCGCCGAGCTGATGGATGAGGCGCTGGCGCTGGGCGCGGACCTGGTGGGCGGTATCGATCCCTGCGGTATGGAGCATGACCCAAAGGGGCATCTCGATACGGTCTTTGCGCTGGCCGAGAAACACGGCAAGCCGGTGGACATTCACCTGCACGAACGTGACGCGCTTGGCTGGTTCTCGATGGAGGAAATCATCGACCGCACCGTGGCACTGGGGATGCAGGGCAAGGTGTCGGTTTCCCATGCCTTCTGCCTCGGCGCGGTGGATCGCGCCTATGTGGCGGGTCTGCAGGAGACGTTGGCCGAAAACCGCATTCACATCCTGACAACCGCGCCCGCCTCGGCCCCGGTGCCTGCGGTCAAAGAGCTGAAGGCGCTTGGCATCCTTACCGGCGCGGGCTGTGACGGTATCCGCGACACCTGGGGGCCATATGGCAACTCGGACATGCTGGAAAAGGCGATGCAGATCGGGATGCGCAACAACCTGCGCCGTGATGACGAGGTGGAACTGGCGCTGGAGATCTGCACCTTTGGCGGGGCCGCGATCATGGGGGTCGAGGGCTACGGTCTGGACGTGGGATGTCGCGCCGACTGCCTGCTGGTCGAGGGCGAGACCCTGGCAGAGGCTGTGGTCACTCACGCGCCGCGCAAGCTGGTGCTCAAGGGCGGCGCAGTTATCGCCCGTGACGGCGCCTGCGTGATCGAGGCACCATGA